Proteins encoded within one genomic window of Maledivibacter sp.:
- a CDS encoding DUF4430 domain-containing protein, with amino-acid sequence MNTIYINKRTVALLLLMVMILSLFGCNDNGEKVVTNISKEESRGNQKDKESKESAEVVIDTGAYTGYKGPVQGEVKYNEGTPAEENSGDYKASGDIGSPYHINLIVTSDFGHTKMFGKNVGLVKDEVGMEVMFRNLDIQTAYGGGFVNSINGLQSKFTFFTGSERKKQDWFYWVNGILAPIGIGEYRPQSDDEIWWDYHDWSMTMFIPAVIGSYPQPFKNGFWGKNPGTVIMYTEEFKDGAEKLKKSLISRGVKEVDISPYDPTALEKPSKYYILLGKWDDLSKESELLQKTNKKSKLVGVYAKFDEDKLHSLNFKGKIIKSYDKKAGAIYANASGMGSTNPIWFVTGIDEEGVGLALDVLINKPQSIKQYFGAVITKEAIENVPYLN; translated from the coding sequence GTGAATACAATATATATAAATAAAAGAACAGTAGCCCTATTACTCTTAATGGTAATGATTCTTTCATTATTTGGATGTAATGATAACGGGGAAAAAGTAGTTACAAATATAAGCAAAGAAGAAAGTAGGGGAAATCAGAAGGATAAGGAATCAAAGGAAAGTGCTGAGGTAGTAATAGATACCGGGGCATACACAGGATATAAAGGACCTGTACAGGGGGAAGTAAAATATAATGAAGGAACTCCGGCGGAGGAGAACTCAGGAGATTACAAGGCTTCTGGAGATATTGGCAGTCCCTATCATATAAATCTCATAGTAACCAGTGATTTTGGTCATACAAAGATGTTTGGAAAAAATGTAGGACTTGTTAAGGACGAGGTGGGAATGGAGGTAATGTTTAGAAATCTAGATATCCAAACCGCATATGGTGGAGGCTTTGTTAACTCCATCAATGGACTTCAATCCAAGTTCACTTTTTTTACAGGCTCAGAGAGAAAAAAGCAGGATTGGTTCTACTGGGTAAATGGAATATTGGCACCCATAGGCATTGGGGAGTATAGACCTCAGTCCGATGATGAAATTTGGTGGGATTACCATGACTGGAGCATGACTATGTTTATCCCAGCGGTTATAGGCTCTTATCCCCAGCCATTTAAAAATGGGTTCTGGGGTAAAAACCCTGGCACGGTCATTATGTATACAGAGGAATTTAAGGATGGAGCAGAAAAGCTAAAGAAAAGTCTCATAAGTCGGGGTGTAAAGGAAGTAGATATTAGCCCCTATGATCCAACTGCTTTAGAAAAGCCTTCAAAGTATTATATTTTATTGGGCAAATGGGATGACTTGTCTAAGGAAAGTGAATTACTTCAAAAAACCAATAAAAAAAGTAAGCTTGTAGGGGTATATGCTAAGTTTGATGAGGATAAGCTCCACTCACTAAATTTTAAGGGGAAAATAATAAAATCATATGATAAAAAGGCGGGAGCAATCTATGCCAATGCTTCTGGTATGGGAAGCACGAATCCAATCTGGTTTGTTACAGGAATCGATGAAGAAGGTGTTGGATTGGCTTTAGATGTGCTAATAAATAAACCCCAGTCTATAAAACAGTATTTTGGAGCTGTTATAACGAAAGAAGCAATAGAAAACGTACCCTATTTAAACTGA
- a CDS encoding oligosaccharide flippase family protein: MKKSSFVYGTFILIFSNLIVRLISFSYDIVLCKLIGAEGIGIFHMLMPLLMIFLIITTGGIPTAVSKLASEYDSMNNIYGTRKVFKVALSITCFITVLLISLIPIFSPYFSQKIFKSTSNIIIIYSLVPAILIISITSLIRGYFYGKKKMIISSISEIIEHTTRFILVMILIHYFKPSSSHNGALMAIIGISLGEFFSLLWLICNYIKLNSLTINTIQNRISTVSIIKRLSIIAIPMTLSGIFNVSFQFINALLLPQKLMESGCANGEAIAIFGRIMGMTMPLVSLPFIVTSALVVNIIPSLSSHLRLKEYAKAKRVISYAIKITFLVAMPLTAIYAFFPETLALYLYNDIQAGKFIFVMGMNTVFMSLQHTLSGILNGIGKQINASINRFIGMGFLALCIYFLVGVEWISINGYFIGFIGSIFIICLSDLYILNKKISIRINFIDIIIKPFISSIIMTSFIFLLHSILNSYGFTGPIIKPICLVSGFIVYFLVVIATRALPISFLKMIMSARDIK; this comes from the coding sequence TTGAAGAAATCTAGCTTTGTATATGGAACTTTTATTTTGATATTTAGCAATTTGATTGTTAGATTGATAAGTTTTAGTTATGATATTGTATTATGTAAATTAATAGGGGCGGAAGGTATAGGAATATTTCATATGCTGATGCCCCTTTTAATGATTTTTCTTATCATAACCACTGGAGGTATACCAACGGCGGTTTCAAAGCTAGCTTCTGAGTATGATTCTATGAATAATATCTATGGGACAAGGAAGGTTTTTAAGGTAGCTTTATCTATAACTTGTTTTATCACGGTATTACTTATCTCTTTAATTCCCATATTTTCTCCATATTTTAGCCAAAAAATATTTAAATCTACAAGTAATATTATTATTATCTATTCACTTGTTCCTGCCATACTAATCATTTCTATCACATCTCTTATTAGAGGATATTTTTATGGTAAGAAAAAAATGATCATTTCTAGCATATCAGAGATCATAGAGCATACGACTAGATTTATTTTAGTTATGATACTTATTCATTATTTCAAGCCCAGTTCTTCCCATAATGGAGCGCTTATGGCAATCATAGGAATTAGCCTAGGAGAATTCTTTAGCCTTCTGTGGCTTATATGTAACTATATAAAGCTAAATAGCCTAACAATAAACACTATTCAAAATAGAATTAGTACAGTATCTATTATAAAAAGGCTAAGTATCATAGCTATTCCAATGACTTTATCGGGGATATTTAATGTATCCTTTCAATTTATAAATGCATTACTTCTGCCTCAAAAACTAATGGAATCGGGCTGTGCAAATGGTGAAGCAATAGCTATATTTGGAAGAATAATGGGAATGACTATGCCCCTGGTTTCCCTACCCTTTATAGTTACATCTGCATTGGTCGTCAATATAATTCCAAGCCTATCTAGTCATCTTAGATTGAAGGAATATGCTAAAGCTAAAAGGGTTATATCCTATGCCATTAAAATCACCTTTTTAGTAGCCATGCCCCTTACGGCTATATATGCTTTCTTTCCTGAGACCTTGGCATTATATCTTTATAACGACATACAAGCCGGAAAATTTATTTTCGTTATGGGAATGAATACTGTGTTTATGTCCCTACAGCATACTTTATCCGGTATACTTAATGGTATTGGCAAACAGATAAATGCCAGCATAAATAGATTTATTGGAATGGGTTTTCTTGCATTATGCATATATTTCCTCGTAGGAGTGGAATGGATTTCAATAAATGGGTACTTTATTGGATTTATAGGATCTATTTTTATCATATGCTTATCTGATCTTTACATATTAAATAAAAAGATCAGTATAAGAATAAATTTTATCGATATCATAATAAAGCCCTTCATTTCATCGATCATAATGACATCCTTCATATTCCTATTGCATAGTATTTTAAATTCATATGGCTTTACAGGCCCTATTATTAAGCCAATATGTTTAGTATCTGGATTCATAGTATATTTTTTAGTTGTGATAGCCACAAGGGCTTTACCCATATCCTTTCTTAAAATGATAATGTCGGCCAGGGATATTAAATGA
- a CDS encoding YitT family protein encodes MKTIIKDYVIITIGVIIVALGLCFFLVPADLAVGGVTGFAMVINNIFPWLSIGHMMFIMNLILFIVAFILIGRQFGAKTIYASFALTGVVWIVDEFLPIYNPIVNDMILNLFFGILIQGIGMAIIFYQNASTGGTDIVAKILNKFFHIEIGKALLLSDFVITLLAGLTFGLELGLYALLGVMMNAFVIDNVIEGLDLKISISIISVYPDEIKEFINKDINRGATIYHAEGAYTNNSKTVITTVMNKKEFIRLKKFIKEKDKEAFVMASTVREVMGNGFSLPI; translated from the coding sequence ATGAAAACAATAATAAAGGATTATGTAATCATAACTATAGGAGTAATTATAGTAGCTTTAGGATTATGTTTTTTTCTAGTACCAGCTGATTTAGCTGTGGGTGGAGTAACTGGGTTCGCCATGGTTATCAACAATATTTTTCCTTGGTTATCTATAGGACATATGATGTTTATAATGAATTTGATACTATTTATTGTTGCCTTTATATTGATAGGAAGACAATTTGGAGCTAAGACAATATATGCTAGCTTTGCGCTTACAGGAGTAGTGTGGATAGTAGATGAATTTTTACCCATATATAATCCTATAGTAAATGACATGATTTTAAATCTATTCTTTGGAATTCTCATTCAAGGAATTGGTATGGCAATAATCTTTTATCAGAATGCTTCCACTGGAGGAACTGATATAGTTGCTAAGATATTAAATAAATTTTTCCACATAGAGATTGGCAAGGCTTTATTGCTTTCGGATTTTGTAATCACACTTTTAGCTGGATTGACCTTTGGTTTAGAGCTGGGATTATATGCTTTATTGGGTGTTATGATGAATGCTTTTGTTATTGACAATGTTATTGAAGGGTTAGACCTAAAGATTAGTATTTCCATAATTAGTGTATATCCTGATGAAATAAAGGAATTTATTAATAAGGATATCAATCGGGGTGCAACAATATATCATGCTGAAGGAGCATATACAAATAATAGTAAAACAGTAATTACTACGGTAATGAATAAGAAGGAATTTATAAGACTTAAAAAATTTATCAAGGAAAAGGATAAAGAAGCCTTTGTGATGGCTTCAACTGTTAGAGAGGTTATGGGAAATGGATTTAGTTTGCCAATATAA
- a CDS encoding acetyl-CoA hydrolase/transferase family protein: protein MISNRIRNNKLVDKICTAKEAAMLIKDGMNVGTSGFTPSGYPKAVPLALAELSKETNKKIKINLYTGASVGDELDGALARGDMLKKRLPYQTNESLRDSINNSKCEFLDMHLSHVPHYTKLGFLGKIDIAIIEAVAITKEGNIIPSTSIGTSPNYVEMADKVIVEINTSQPLELEGMADIYTPKNPPYTRPIPITMPNDRIGTEYIPCDIDKIEAIVITDIRDNVRPLAPIDEISQRISAHLIGFLEKEVHSGRLTNELLPIQSGVGSVANAVLAGLGKSDFENLVCYTEVIQDSMLELLDTGKVLFASGTSITPSAEGLEKFKENIEDYRDKIILRPQEISNHPEIIRRLGIIAINTAIEVDIYGNVNSTNIMGSRMMNGIGGSGDFTRNAYISIFTTSSRAKNGDISSIVPMVSHHDHTEHDVMVVITDQGVADLRGLSPKERAMAIINNCAHPDFRPMLLDYFNRAKEGRHKHTPHILNEALSWHDRFTKKGTMKSL from the coding sequence ATGATTTCAAATAGAATTAGGAATAATAAGCTTGTAGATAAGATTTGTACTGCTAAAGAAGCTGCAATGCTAATCAAGGATGGTATGAATGTGGGAACAAGTGGATTTACACCTTCTGGTTATCCAAAGGCAGTACCCCTTGCCTTGGCAGAGCTATCAAAAGAAACAAACAAAAAAATCAAAATAAATCTTTATACAGGAGCTTCAGTGGGTGATGAATTGGATGGGGCCTTAGCTAGAGGGGATATGTTAAAAAAAAGGTTGCCCTATCAAACAAATGAAAGCCTTAGGGACAGTATAAATAATAGCAAATGTGAGTTTTTAGATATGCATCTTAGTCATGTTCCACACTATACAAAGCTAGGGTTTTTGGGGAAGATTGACATAGCTATCATAGAAGCAGTTGCAATAACTAAGGAGGGAAATATAATTCCATCCACATCTATAGGAACTTCTCCTAACTATGTTGAGATGGCGGATAAGGTAATCGTCGAGATTAATACAAGTCAGCCCCTAGAATTAGAAGGAATGGCTGATATCTACACTCCGAAGAATCCACCTTACACAAGACCAATACCTATTACCATGCCAAATGATAGAATAGGAACTGAGTATATTCCCTGTGATATAGATAAGATAGAGGCAATAGTGATAACGGATATACGGGATAATGTCCGTCCACTAGCCCCGATTGATGAAATATCCCAAAGGATATCTGCCCATCTTATAGGTTTTCTAGAAAAGGAAGTTCATTCTGGGAGATTAACTAATGAACTTCTGCCTATACAATCGGGAGTAGGAAGCGTAGCAAATGCTGTATTAGCAGGTCTAGGCAAGTCTGATTTTGAGAATCTAGTTTGTTATACCGAGGTTATACAGGATTCCATGCTTGAACTTCTGGATACAGGTAAGGTTCTATTTGCATCTGGAACCTCTATAACTCCGTCGGCGGAGGGATTAGAAAAATTCAAGGAAAATATAGAGGATTACAGGGATAAAATTATTTTAAGACCTCAAGAAATAAGCAATCATCCAGAAATAATCAGAAGGCTTGGAATCATAGCCATAAACACGGCTATAGAAGTAGATATTTATGGTAATGTAAATTCAACTAATATAATGGGGTCTAGGATGATGAATGGTATAGGCGGTTCTGGAGATTTTACCAGAAATGCTTATATTTCAATTTTCACCACTTCCTCTAGGGCTAAAAATGGAGATATATCTTCGATTGTACCAATGGTATCTCACCATGACCATACGGAGCATGATGTTATGGTTGTGATTACGGATCAGGGAGTTGCAGATCTCAGGGGATTGAGTCCAAAGGAAAGGGCCATGGCTATAATAAATAATTGTGCGCATCCCGATTTTAGACCCATGCTTTTGGATTATTTTAACCGTGCTAAAGAAGGAAGACATAAGCATACACCCCATATATTAAATGAAGCATTATCTTGGCATGATAGATTTACAAAAAAAGGGACCATGAAATCTTTATAA
- a CDS encoding cell wall hydrolase gives MQTYSKKTISIILLLLLISLNVTSAYSVESNGNFYLTLRFGSRGNEVSKLQYTLNTKGFSPGPVDGIYGPKTQGAVIKFQKACGITVDGIAGKQTQSYLYSAPASLAASRGASTSTYSTDLYWLSRIIHAESGAESYEGKMAVGNVVLNRVYSREFPNTVKSVIFEYFRGIPQFSPVAEGTIYNTPSQESIEAAKHALNGAKPVGSCTYFFNPNKSAGKWIVENKTYVKRIGNHVFYK, from the coding sequence ATGCAAACATACTCGAAGAAGACCATATCTATAATCCTTTTATTATTACTAATCTCACTTAATGTCACTAGTGCCTACTCTGTTGAAAGTAATGGAAACTTTTATCTAACATTAAGATTTGGTAGTAGAGGTAACGAAGTATCCAAATTACAATATACTCTTAATACTAAAGGTTTTTCGCCAGGGCCTGTGGATGGTATCTATGGCCCAAAGACCCAAGGAGCAGTAATTAAATTTCAAAAAGCATGCGGAATAACTGTTGATGGGATAGCAGGTAAACAAACACAGTCTTACCTATATTCTGCACCTGCATCCTTAGCTGCTAGTAGGGGTGCAAGTACTAGTACCTATTCAACAGATCTATATTGGTTATCTAGGATAATACATGCTGAATCCGGGGCTGAGTCCTATGAAGGTAAGATGGCAGTAGGAAACGTTGTTTTAAACAGAGTATATTCCAGGGAATTCCCAAATACTGTGAAGAGTGTAATATTTGAATATTTTAGAGGGATTCCTCAGTTTAGTCCCGTTGCAGAAGGGACTATATATAATACCCCCTCTCAAGAAAGCATTGAGGCAGCTAAACATGCCTTAAATGGTGCAAAGCCAGTGGGAAGCTGTACTTATTTCTTTAATCCCAATAAGTCAGCAGGTAAATGGATTGTAGAGAATAAAACCTATGTAAAGAGAATCGGAAACCATGTGTTTTACAAATAG
- a CDS encoding MotA/TolQ/ExbB proton channel family protein — protein sequence MDNSRNKSLKIGIITLLLILLCHSILGSISVKSFINLKALELIVSGVILSIIISYSFETIMFTVKTIKKSFNVKIDYAMDIFTLYDFAIKIKKDGALKIESEILQEENQFIKNAMSLVCDYQKPDSIRDILEKDIESRRRKLLRAYNVLKMISQVAPSFGLIGTLIGMIGLLSHMNNPKLIMTNMSSALVSTLYGALIANFIAVPLMGRVKDLIDKKTLEYKIICEGTILIAKNDSVRNVFDKMNVMLPDNLRLQYPKNFGERNYSENEILS from the coding sequence TTGGACAACTCAAGAAACAAAAGCTTAAAGATTGGAATAATAACTTTACTCCTAATCCTACTATGTCATTCTATTCTTGGCAGTATATCCGTGAAAAGCTTCATTAACTTAAAAGCATTGGAGCTAATCGTTTCAGGAGTTATTCTATCAATTATAATAAGCTACTCCTTTGAAACAATAATGTTTACAGTTAAAACCATAAAAAAAAGCTTTAATGTAAAAATTGATTATGCAATGGATATATTTACTTTATACGACTTTGCCATAAAAATTAAAAAAGATGGTGCATTAAAGATAGAGTCAGAAATATTACAAGAAGAGAATCAGTTTATTAAAAATGCCATGAGTCTTGTATGCGATTATCAAAAACCTGATAGTATCAGGGACATACTTGAGAAAGATATAGAATCAAGACGCAGGAAGCTCCTTAGAGCCTATAATGTTCTTAAAATGATATCCCAAGTAGCTCCTTCCTTTGGTCTTATTGGTACCCTAATAGGAATGATAGGCCTACTATCTCATATGAATAATCCAAAATTGATTATGACAAATATGTCATCTGCTTTGGTAAGTACACTTTATGGCGCTCTTATTGCCAACTTTATTGCAGTTCCCTTAATGGGTAGAGTAAAGGATTTGATCGATAAGAAGACACTGGAGTATAAAATAATTTGCGAAGGTACTATCTTAATTGCTAAAAATGATTCTGTACGTAATGTTTTTGACAAAATGAATGTCATGCTTCCAGATAATTTAAGACTTCAATATCCTAAAAACTTTGGAGAAAGGAATTACTCAGAAAATGAAATCCTATCATGA